Proteins encoded by one window of Arachis ipaensis cultivar K30076 chromosome B04, Araip1.1, whole genome shotgun sequence:
- the LOC107635711 gene encoding uncharacterized protein LOC107635711, whose protein sequence is MLSTIPNIATPLQQRTLSPLPNDDSSAQSRCTPLRTATARCSPRRERCSIARNPYPFSSPSYSSSIPLFPGGPSVCSAVIGATGELTRGKIFAAIFALYYSGFLFHVHEYAILLNLGSLQAISMKDCVLIFEYNCKGGQAFLESLLPRLNPKNSNGGLSMPFELEIWLQLAYSWMRFSEEIKEILGTIVKHKVLLVSNEKINFFLFKFIMRKTCILFAYV, encoded by the exons ATGCTCTCTACAATCCCTAACATAGCCACT ccactgcaacaacgCACCCTTTCTCCCCTTCCTAACGACGACAGCAGCGCTCAATCGCGGTGCACTCCTCTACGTACGGCGACAGCACGGTGCTCTCCTCGACGGGAGCGGTGCTCAATCGCAAGAAACCCCTAtcccttctcttctccttcttattcTTCCTCTATTCCTCTGTTTCCAG GTGGACCCTCCGTTTGCAGTGCTGTCATAGGAGCCACGGGTGAGctcacaagagggaagatttttgcgGCTATATTCGCTCTCTACTACAGTGGCTTCCTTTTTCAT GTTCATGAGTATGCGATACTTCTAAATCTGGGCTCCCTTCAAGCAATATCAATGAAAGATTGTGTACTTATATTTGAATATAATTG TAAAGGAGGGCAAGCTTTTCTGGAGTCATTGTTGCCCAGGTTGAACCCCAAGAACAGTAACGGAGGGCTATCAATGCCATTTGAACTCGAG ATTTGGCTACAACTTGCTTATAGTTGGATGAGGTTTTCTGAAGAGATAAAGGAGATTCTTGGCACAATAGTAAAGCACAAAGTCCTTTTGGTTtcaaatgaaaaaattaatttttttttgttcaagTTCATCATGAGAAAAACATGTATTTTATTTGcttatgtttaa